A genome region from Oceanococcus sp. HetDA_MAG_MS8 includes the following:
- a CDS encoding polyketide synthase dehydratase domain-containing protein — protein MPALQEQPPQWLALFTSVAGRYGNRGQADYACANEALNRWAWCLSEQWPQCTVKAFNWGPWDAGMASPAVRAQFAERGIEAIGLEAGAASFSLEILAGAREEVELVFGQGPWTPRPVVGQRFVQKDLQIGAGGHLLHRVSLDLDFAPFLDDHRLDGTAVLPAAAGLEWMAEVAATGWPDWQVHEVADLQVLSGVKLEADQALDVECKVRASSHSGVDDQWLTLELKESKRQYTRYRARVRLLQTALNEPVPETPAPLPSRPMDVEASYANWLFHGPRFHLVKTISALQPEGLDAVLMPSCASQWIRGARNGWLFDPGVLDAVAQMAIVWTRDQQDATVLPSRIGRVRRLGDGPLEGPLQLRLRIREASTTALEYDAWILDAQGQLRLCIEQAQGTTSAALNRLAGASA, from the coding sequence TTGCCGGCGCTACAAGAGCAGCCCCCGCAGTGGTTGGCCTTGTTCACTTCCGTGGCGGGGCGCTATGGCAACCGTGGTCAGGCGGATTATGCCTGTGCCAATGAAGCCCTGAATCGCTGGGCTTGGTGTTTGTCTGAGCAGTGGCCGCAGTGCACCGTAAAGGCCTTCAACTGGGGGCCTTGGGATGCCGGTATGGCCTCGCCGGCGGTACGCGCGCAGTTTGCCGAACGCGGTATCGAAGCGATTGGTTTGGAGGCGGGCGCCGCCAGCTTCAGCCTAGAGATTTTGGCCGGCGCGCGCGAAGAGGTGGAGCTGGTCTTTGGCCAAGGGCCATGGACGCCGCGTCCCGTGGTGGGCCAACGCTTTGTCCAGAAAGACTTGCAGATTGGTGCCGGTGGACATCTTCTGCATCGGGTCTCACTGGATCTGGACTTCGCGCCCTTTTTAGATGATCACCGCTTGGATGGCACGGCCGTGCTGCCGGCTGCGGCGGGCCTAGAGTGGATGGCTGAGGTGGCAGCCACCGGCTGGCCCGATTGGCAGGTGCACGAAGTTGCCGATTTACAGGTCTTGTCGGGGGTCAAACTCGAGGCCGATCAGGCTTTGGATGTGGAGTGCAAGGTGCGCGCGTCCAGCCACTCCGGCGTCGATGACCAATGGCTGACCTTGGAGCTTAAAGAAAGCAAACGCCAATACACCCGGTATCGGGCGCGGGTGCGCCTGCTGCAAACAGCCCTGAATGAACCCGTGCCCGAGACTCCCGCGCCATTGCCATCCCGGCCCATGGACGTTGAGGCGAGTTATGCCAATTGGCTCTTCCACGGACCCCGCTTTCACTTGGTGAAGACCATCAGCGCGCTACAGCCCGAGGGCCTGGATGCGGTGTTGATGCCATCCTGCGCCAGCCAGTGGATTCGTGGTGCCCGCAATGGCTGGCTCTTCGACCCCGGCGTCCTCGACGCCGTTGCCCAGATGGCCATCGTATGGACCCGTGATCAGCAAGATGCCACGGTGCTGCCCTCGCGTATCGGTCGGGTCCGCCGGCTGGGCGATGGTCCTTTGGAAGGACCACTGCAACTGCGCCTGCGAATCCGTGAAGCCAGCACGAC
- a CDS encoding SDR family NAD(P)-dependent oxidoreductase, whose product MQEQFQVGAWLAPLPGSVAVWLDLNQRQRLAVLDLRAAPITAEQLQAQLPDLAQGQGYIGVAADDPADPRVSTVLTWAHNHGRKLRLYMPATVTPPQQAGMECWAEVRSAEQLSVQGFAGLLLTGHEGGGLVAAETSFVLLQKAQQQGVQNCWVRGAVGPATAAACAAGHAAGAFLDDALLLFPELGLPADIAQTLGRLNGSETRLLGEALDLCWRGFAPPRSPALERMEALESQADRGELSAEQMVAQLGSLQGWGADQVWPVGQGIGIAARLAAEYGRIAQLLARIEQAVPQQLQLAAKQQALAEGAPLARSQGTTYPLVQGPMTRVSDSPAFAQAVAEAGAMPFLALALMRGPQVEAMLQETTQRLGDKPWGVGLLGFIPEALRKEQLEVVQRFSPSQALIAGGRPDQAASFESKGVPAWLHVPSPALLKLYLEQGARRFIFEGRECGGHIGPLASFALWEQAIAVLCTDTDAAVAAEVEVLFAGGISDALSGQMVAALAAPLVERGVKIGALMGTAYLFTREIVDSGAIVPEFAAQAVACTATRNLITGPGHATRCAATPFAEEFRRQRQNLAKDGLSAEALRDALEDLNMGRLRLASKGAERDDRGQLVERDVAAQRSDGMYMIGQVAMLRSEQVAIADLHAQVCASSSAALAQQYPAPVEPQPAAQPTADIAIVGINMILPGAPSKEDFWQKIVGLESCITEVPQERWDLNLYFDPDKSARDKIYSRWGGFLDDVVFEPTQYGIAPASMRSIDPLQLLSLESTARALADTGWKDQFDREHTSIILGAGGGVGELGLQYGVRAEIPRFVENPDEGVWDRLPEWTNESFAGVLLNVAAGRIANRLNFGGVNFVVDAACGSSLAAITLATQELSSGRANVAIAGGVDNVQGPYGFLCFAKTQALSPTGQPRTFDQSADGIVISEGVATVVMKRLADAQRDGDRIYAVIKGAAGSSDGKALGMTAPLPAGQKRALRRVYAQAGFGPQTLGYVEAHGTGTAVGDRAEAETITETLREHGAAPQSTAVGSAKTLVGHTKCAAGVVGLIKSTLALHHQVLPGHYGVSNPIAPFQPEDAPAYLLKQSRPWLARPGQPRRAAVSAFGFGGTNFHAALEEYPDPQAVVGGPDWPHELILLSADSSSALVKKLEALAQAVQDQSPLRLADVAASLAAQAKPQHPCLLALVSGSKSALREQLQAVLAHLQQGQALPGGAYLRQAAAQQAPKLAFLFPGQGAQAVDRGRAAALHLKPLRAALEQADQVLAEVLPRPLSSVLWPASAFSAEAQRAQQAQLTDTRYAQPALGALSLGFLNWFQSLGIQAAAVAGHSYGEFVALHAAGACDASSMLSLSAARGAAMASAAQQAPGAMAAILAPREEVEALLAEQPEAYLANHNSPEQVVITGTQQAVDAVLQAADKAGLRSSPLPVAGAFHSPLMQAAQAPLSAAIQAVQWSTPQLPVYANANGQPYPTEPQALADQLDAHLLGPVEFVAQLQAMQADGITHFVELGSKQILQGMVRKTLGAEVAVLSVDADQGGVSEALEVLAQLIVAGVPAQAQALFAGRARVCSRWEELMQALAPLPPKPTAYLLSGGAARPLRDPEYKTGKQPALTAAAKEAAVAKAQQNAPVAQPSLAAGPTPPTPAGISATPSTAPAPAQLPAAGLDPAAFAAYQQTMREFLALQERALSMALNQTAPAPVVPAHAPTSLPTPLATPAPSSAAPSSTPAAVPAASEPRPPTLATPPAAPAPVAVAAEPAALDAAALVLEVTADKTGYPADMLDVSADLEADLGIDSIKRVEIVGAIQKQLPADVAAAMQDDLERYTRAKTLTDLASAIQALIGEATSAPAPVVETAASPSPASPSVDIAALVLQITADKTGYPADMLDVHADLEADLGVDSIKRVEIVGALQKQLPSTTADAMQADLERYTRAKSLDELTARIQALTPQAAAPGPSLPVAASTAAPAADVDIPALVLEVTADKTGYPAEMLDAEADLEADLGIDSIKRVEIVGAIQKQLPAALAEAMQAELERYTRAKTLSALCTAIQALAPATVAPSQPAAQPASQALDVAALVVEVTADKTGYPADMLDTEADLEADLGIDSIKRVEIVGAIQKQLPADIAEAMQADLEQYTRAKTLGALTQAVNSLQGLQATSTTTAPPMAEQPASAASPVADAAAPAPTATTQSSVKAQVIPRQRPVQEALEPAPSVAPLGGRLLVIGADAALEEALVGQCADAAELDFQPAGSDYKALLAENWRAVLYLPALLAETQEAALALLEDWRQLASSLQPGPGRSLLVATRLGGSFARLEPGVAHPISGGLVGGMLCLAQELPELCCRVADFDGQDSQTLAKLLLKELQTRAAPVEVAYMGERRFAIHTQSASLNAPLDAQPQAGQVILALGGARGITLACLQDWVRRQPQTTLVLLGRSQPATPDMPSGTTAQIRQALIAQAQVSAEKRSPRELDAELRRIEAAHEVAAGIASLQSLGAQVEYHAMDARDAAAMEQLLAQVRSQHGAVHGVIHAAGVIEDKLLADKTADSFARVIQTKLAPL is encoded by the coding sequence ATGCAAGAGCAATTTCAAGTCGGTGCCTGGTTGGCGCCATTGCCTGGGTCGGTAGCTGTCTGGCTGGACCTCAACCAACGTCAGCGCTTAGCCGTGCTGGACCTGCGCGCGGCGCCTATCACGGCTGAGCAGCTGCAGGCGCAGCTTCCAGATCTGGCGCAGGGGCAGGGCTATATCGGCGTAGCCGCAGACGATCCGGCAGACCCACGCGTGTCAACAGTGTTGACCTGGGCTCACAATCACGGTCGCAAGCTGCGTTTATATATGCCGGCGACGGTGACTCCGCCCCAGCAGGCCGGCATGGAATGCTGGGCCGAAGTGCGCAGCGCTGAACAGCTCAGCGTGCAGGGCTTTGCTGGCCTGCTACTCACTGGGCATGAGGGCGGCGGCCTGGTGGCCGCGGAAACCAGTTTTGTGCTTTTACAAAAGGCGCAGCAGCAGGGGGTGCAGAACTGCTGGGTGCGTGGGGCAGTGGGTCCAGCGACGGCTGCGGCCTGCGCCGCTGGCCACGCAGCTGGGGCCTTCCTCGATGATGCCTTGCTGTTGTTTCCGGAACTCGGCCTGCCCGCAGACATTGCACAAACCCTTGGGCGTTTGAACGGCTCTGAGACACGCTTGCTCGGTGAGGCGCTAGATCTTTGTTGGCGGGGCTTCGCGCCGCCACGCTCCCCGGCGCTGGAGCGCATGGAAGCCCTTGAATCTCAGGCAGATCGCGGTGAGCTCAGCGCCGAGCAGATGGTGGCGCAGCTAGGTTCCCTGCAGGGCTGGGGTGCCGATCAAGTGTGGCCCGTGGGTCAGGGCATTGGCATTGCGGCGCGCTTGGCGGCGGAGTACGGCCGCATTGCTCAGCTGCTGGCCCGTATCGAGCAGGCGGTTCCGCAGCAGTTGCAGCTAGCGGCAAAGCAGCAAGCCTTGGCCGAAGGAGCGCCTTTAGCGCGCAGCCAGGGCACCACGTACCCCCTGGTGCAGGGCCCAATGACGCGGGTATCCGATTCGCCGGCCTTTGCTCAGGCTGTGGCTGAAGCGGGTGCCATGCCCTTTTTGGCCTTGGCTTTGATGCGTGGTCCACAGGTAGAGGCCATGCTGCAAGAGACCACGCAGCGTCTGGGAGATAAGCCCTGGGGTGTGGGGCTGCTCGGGTTTATTCCGGAGGCTCTGCGTAAGGAGCAGTTGGAGGTTGTACAACGTTTCTCGCCCAGCCAGGCTTTAATTGCCGGCGGCCGGCCGGATCAGGCTGCGAGCTTCGAAAGTAAGGGTGTGCCAGCCTGGCTGCATGTTCCCTCGCCGGCCTTGCTCAAGCTGTATTTAGAACAAGGAGCCCGGCGCTTTATTTTTGAGGGCCGTGAATGCGGAGGCCATATTGGTCCGCTGGCCAGCTTTGCCTTGTGGGAGCAGGCCATTGCGGTGCTTTGCACCGACACCGACGCAGCTGTGGCTGCCGAAGTCGAGGTGCTCTTTGCCGGGGGCATCTCTGATGCGCTGAGCGGACAGATGGTGGCCGCCTTGGCCGCGCCATTGGTGGAGCGGGGAGTCAAGATTGGTGCCCTCATGGGCACTGCGTATTTATTCACTCGGGAGATCGTGGATAGCGGTGCCATCGTGCCCGAATTCGCCGCCCAAGCCGTCGCGTGTACGGCGACCCGGAACCTAATTACGGGTCCTGGCCATGCGACCCGCTGCGCGGCGACTCCCTTTGCCGAGGAATTTCGCCGCCAGCGTCAAAACCTGGCCAAAGATGGCCTGTCGGCCGAAGCTCTGCGCGATGCCCTGGAAGATCTCAACATGGGGCGGCTGCGTTTGGCCTCCAAAGGTGCCGAGCGTGATGACCGGGGTCAGTTGGTTGAGCGGGACGTGGCGGCGCAGCGCAGCGATGGCATGTACATGATTGGCCAGGTCGCCATGTTGCGGAGTGAGCAAGTGGCCATCGCTGACTTGCATGCCCAGGTCTGCGCGAGCAGCTCGGCGGCTTTAGCGCAGCAATATCCGGCGCCGGTAGAGCCTCAGCCTGCGGCCCAACCTACGGCAGACATCGCCATTGTTGGCATCAACATGATCTTGCCCGGAGCACCGAGTAAAGAGGACTTTTGGCAGAAGATTGTTGGTTTAGAGAGCTGCATTACCGAGGTGCCGCAAGAGCGCTGGGATCTCAACTTGTACTTCGATCCCGATAAAAGCGCGCGCGACAAAATTTACTCGCGCTGGGGCGGCTTTTTGGACGATGTGGTTTTCGAGCCCACCCAATATGGCATTGCGCCGGCCTCCATGCGCTCCATCGACCCCTTGCAGTTGCTGTCTTTGGAAAGTACCGCGCGGGCCTTGGCGGACACCGGCTGGAAAGATCAGTTCGACCGCGAGCACACTTCCATCATCCTCGGCGCCGGTGGCGGCGTGGGTGAGCTGGGTTTGCAATATGGGGTGCGGGCCGAAATTCCGCGCTTTGTAGAAAACCCCGATGAGGGGGTATGGGACCGTCTACCCGAGTGGACCAACGAATCCTTCGCTGGGGTGCTGCTCAATGTCGCTGCCGGGCGTATCGCGAATCGCCTCAACTTTGGCGGCGTGAACTTCGTGGTGGATGCGGCCTGTGGTTCCTCTTTGGCGGCGATTACTCTGGCCACCCAGGAGCTCAGCTCGGGCCGCGCCAATGTGGCCATTGCCGGAGGTGTGGATAACGTTCAGGGCCCCTACGGCTTTTTGTGTTTTGCCAAAACGCAGGCTTTGTCGCCCACCGGCCAGCCGCGGACTTTCGACCAAAGTGCTGACGGCATTGTGATCAGTGAGGGTGTAGCCACCGTTGTCATGAAGCGGCTGGCCGATGCTCAGCGTGACGGAGATCGCATTTATGCTGTGATCAAAGGCGCCGCAGGCTCATCGGACGGTAAGGCCCTGGGCATGACCGCACCATTGCCGGCCGGCCAAAAACGCGCCTTGCGCCGGGTCTACGCTCAGGCCGGCTTCGGGCCGCAGACTCTGGGCTATGTCGAGGCGCATGGTACCGGTACGGCCGTGGGTGACCGGGCTGAGGCCGAGACCATCACCGAAACCTTGCGTGAGCACGGCGCGGCTCCTCAATCCACAGCAGTAGGCTCGGCGAAGACCTTGGTGGGCCATACCAAGTGCGCCGCAGGCGTCGTGGGCTTAATCAAATCTACGTTGGCCCTGCATCACCAGGTTTTGCCGGGGCACTACGGGGTCAGCAATCCTATTGCTCCTTTCCAGCCTGAGGACGCCCCTGCCTATTTGCTCAAACAGTCGCGCCCCTGGCTTGCTCGGCCCGGTCAGCCCAGACGCGCAGCCGTGTCGGCCTTTGGGTTTGGGGGCACGAATTTCCATGCGGCGCTAGAGGAATATCCCGACCCGCAGGCCGTGGTCGGTGGTCCTGATTGGCCGCATGAGCTGATTTTGCTCAGTGCCGATTCCAGCTCTGCACTAGTGAAAAAATTGGAGGCCTTAGCCCAGGCTGTTCAAGACCAAAGCCCCCTGCGATTAGCTGATGTGGCGGCGTCGCTGGCGGCCCAGGCCAAGCCCCAGCATCCTTGCTTACTGGCCTTGGTCAGTGGGTCGAAGTCTGCGCTGCGTGAACAGCTGCAGGCGGTACTGGCCCATCTGCAGCAAGGGCAGGCTCTGCCGGGTGGGGCTTATTTGCGCCAAGCAGCTGCACAGCAAGCGCCCAAGCTAGCCTTTTTGTTCCCAGGGCAGGGGGCTCAAGCGGTAGATCGGGGCCGCGCTGCAGCCCTCCATCTCAAACCCCTACGGGCGGCCTTGGAGCAAGCTGATCAGGTCCTGGCCGAGGTGCTGCCGCGTCCACTCTCGTCGGTGCTCTGGCCGGCATCCGCCTTCTCGGCAGAGGCCCAACGCGCCCAGCAAGCCCAGCTTACCGACACACGCTATGCCCAGCCGGCGCTGGGCGCGCTGTCCTTAGGCTTCTTGAATTGGTTTCAAAGCCTGGGCATCCAAGCGGCGGCCGTGGCAGGGCACAGTTATGGGGAGTTTGTGGCCCTCCATGCGGCCGGAGCTTGCGATGCCTCCAGCATGCTGAGCTTATCGGCTGCACGCGGCGCCGCCATGGCCTCGGCTGCGCAGCAGGCTCCGGGCGCTATGGCGGCCATATTGGCTCCGCGCGAAGAGGTGGAAGCCTTGTTGGCCGAGCAACCAGAGGCCTATTTGGCCAATCACAATAGCCCTGAGCAGGTGGTTATCACCGGTACCCAGCAGGCGGTGGATGCGGTGCTGCAGGCCGCCGATAAAGCCGGTTTACGGAGCAGTCCCCTGCCCGTTGCAGGGGCTTTCCATAGCCCTCTGATGCAAGCTGCTCAAGCACCTCTGTCCGCGGCGATACAAGCCGTGCAGTGGTCCACACCGCAGCTACCGGTCTACGCCAACGCCAATGGGCAACCCTACCCCACCGAGCCCCAAGCTCTGGCCGATCAGCTCGATGCTCACCTACTGGGGCCAGTGGAGTTTGTCGCGCAGCTGCAGGCCATGCAGGCCGATGGTATTACCCACTTTGTGGAGCTGGGCTCTAAGCAGATTTTGCAGGGCATGGTGCGCAAAACCCTGGGCGCGGAGGTTGCGGTGCTTTCGGTGGATGCCGACCAGGGCGGAGTGTCTGAGGCTCTTGAGGTCTTGGCGCAACTCATTGTGGCCGGCGTCCCGGCGCAGGCTCAGGCTCTGTTTGCCGGCCGCGCTCGTGTGTGCAGTCGCTGGGAAGAACTGATGCAGGCGCTAGCTCCGCTGCCACCAAAACCCACGGCCTACTTGCTGAGCGGAGGCGCAGCACGCCCGCTACGCGATCCTGAATACAAAACTGGTAAGCAGCCAGCCTTGACTGCTGCCGCCAAGGAGGCCGCAGTGGCCAAAGCCCAGCAGAACGCTCCAGTCGCGCAGCCATCGCTCGCAGCCGGCCCTACGCCACCAACACCTGCTGGCATTTCAGCGACGCCCAGCACTGCGCCAGCGCCAGCTCAGCTTCCCGCGGCGGGCCTAGACCCCGCGGCTTTTGCAGCTTACCAACAGACCATGCGGGAGTTTTTGGCGCTGCAAGAACGAGCGCTGAGCATGGCACTCAATCAGACGGCGCCGGCACCCGTGGTCCCCGCTCATGCGCCTACGAGTCTGCCTACGCCGCTGGCAACGCCTGCGCCAAGCTCCGCGGCGCCCAGCTCGACTCCGGCAGCGGTGCCTGCCGCCTCAGAACCCCGGCCGCCTACCCTGGCAACACCGCCCGCTGCGCCAGCACCGGTAGCGGTGGCTGCGGAGCCAGCGGCACTGGATGCAGCGGCACTGGTGCTCGAGGTGACCGCCGATAAGACCGGTTACCCCGCGGACATGCTGGATGTCTCAGCAGACCTCGAAGCTGACTTGGGCATCGACTCCATCAAGCGCGTGGAAATCGTCGGCGCCATTCAAAAACAGTTGCCGGCGGATGTAGCGGCCGCTATGCAGGATGACTTGGAGCGCTATACCCGGGCCAAGACGCTGACCGATCTGGCCTCAGCGATTCAGGCTTTAATCGGCGAAGCGACTTCAGCGCCGGCGCCCGTGGTGGAGACTGCGGCCTCACCATCTCCGGCCAGCCCTAGCGTAGACATCGCTGCGCTGGTGCTACAAATCACCGCAGACAAAACCGGCTATCCGGCAGATATGTTGGATGTGCATGCGGACCTGGAAGCCGATTTGGGCGTGGATTCCATCAAACGCGTGGAAATTGTGGGCGCGCTGCAAAAACAGCTCCCCAGCACTACGGCGGATGCCATGCAGGCCGACCTGGAGCGATACACCCGGGCCAAGAGCCTGGATGAGCTCACAGCGCGCATTCAAGCCCTGACCCCGCAGGCCGCTGCTCCCGGCCCAAGCCTGCCGGTGGCGGCATCCACTGCGGCGCCTGCCGCTGATGTAGATATTCCAGCATTGGTGTTGGAGGTGACCGCGGATAAAACCGGATATCCCGCAGAGATGCTGGACGCCGAAGCCGACCTAGAGGCCGATCTGGGTATCGATTCCATCAAACGGGTGGAAATCGTAGGCGCTATTCAAAAGCAGTTGCCCGCCGCCCTGGCTGAGGCCATGCAAGCCGAGCTCGAACGCTATACCCGGGCCAAAACCTTGAGTGCTCTATGCACTGCCATTCAGGCTTTAGCGCCAGCTACTGTCGCGCCAAGCCAGCCTGCGGCCCAGCCGGCAAGCCAGGCCCTAGATGTTGCGGCATTGGTGGTCGAGGTGACTGCGGATAAAACCGGATATCCCGCAGACATGCTGGACACCGAAGCCGACCTAGAAGCCGATCTGGGGATTGACTCCATCAAGCGGGTAGAGATCGTCGGCGCCATTCAGAAGCAGTTACCTGCCGATATCGCCGAAGCCATGCAGGCGGATCTGGAGCAATACACCCGTGCCAAGACGCTAGGAGCGTTGACACAGGCGGTGAATAGTCTGCAGGGCTTGCAGGCAACCTCCACCACGACGGCGCCACCCATGGCCGAGCAGCCAGCGTCCGCAGCCAGTCCTGTTGCCGATGCTGCTGCGCCGGCGCCTACCGCGACGACCCAGAGCTCAGTGAAAGCGCAGGTGATCCCGCGGCAGCGTCCGGTTCAAGAAGCATTAGAACCAGCGCCCAGCGTGGCTCCCTTGGGTGGTCGTTTACTGGTCATCGGCGCCGATGCGGCTTTGGAAGAAGCTTTGGTTGGGCAATGCGCCGATGCCGCCGAGCTGGACTTTCAGCCAGCAGGCAGCGATTACAAAGCCTTGTTGGCCGAGAATTGGCGCGCGGTACTGTACCTGCCAGCCTTGTTGGCAGAAACCCAAGAGGCTGCTCTGGCCTTGCTGGAAGACTGGCGCCAATTGGCGTCCAGCCTACAGCCCGGCCCTGGACGGAGTCTGTTGGTCGCGACCCGTTTAGGCGGCAGTTTTGCCCGCTTGGAACCGGGAGTGGCACACCCCATAAGCGGCGGCTTGGTTGGCGGCATGTTGTGCCTAGCGCAGGAACTGCCGGAGCTGTGTTGCCGGGTGGCCGACTTTGATGGTCAGGACAGTCAAACCCTGGCAAAGCTGCTACTCAAAGAGCTGCAAACCCGCGCTGCGCCGGTGGAAGTGGCGTACATGGGCGAGCGGCGTTTTGCCATTCATACCCAGAGCGCTTCGCTGAATGCTCCCCTGGATGCTCAGCCTCAGGCCGGGCAGGTGATTCTGGCCTTGGGTGGGGCTCGTGGCATCACCCTGGCCTGTTTGCAGGATTGGGTGCGCCGGCAGCCGCAGACTACCTTGGTGTTGCTAGGGCGCTCGCAGCCCGCCACGCCCGATATGCCCTCGGGCACCACAGCGCAGATCCGCCAAGCTTTGATCGCCCAGGCTCAGGTCAGCGCAGAGAAGCGCAGCCCGCGCGAACTCGATGCCGAGCTGCGGCGTATCGAGGCTGCCCACGAGGTCGCGGCCGGCATTGCCAGCCTGCAGTCCTTGGGCGCCCAGGTGGAATATCACGCCATGGATGCCCGCGATGCGGCGGCGATGGAGCAATTGCTGGCGCAGGTCCGCAGCCAGCATGGGGCAGTGCATGGAGTGATTCACGCGGCGGGCGTCATTGAGGACAAACTCCTGGCCGATAAAACGGCCGATTCCTTTGCTCGCGTCATCCAGACCAAGCTTGCCCCGCTGTAG
- a CDS encoding HlyD family efflux transporter periplasmic adaptor subunit — protein sequence MTEQHALNHPFLRYAGGSAEPHEDLHGKYLRVVSVRSGAVLRLLAEEHQLAQLFNGERSVAERLAAAQALQPELSLQDLDALTQELADHDLLFPGSDEPLPVPAQTDEEAALGRRLNEGGHEQAFPPGSEPGSLGGRASLGPLAGSVWRGRIDAEQIDVPVSPKWGAWLGALFGAPTRWGLAVWGLLLAAIALLWALWRDQGAAAADVQRLLAWDNLLMVGLPSFVATNLISQWARAWVSFKETGSWPRFGIVWAFGLIPRFVTDTEGPAELAERQARMRIVAAPLVASLMLFLIALTGWFVVRQSTTMLPAVLITAAMIGLANTLLRANPLGRTDGYYLLSQWMGVPDLREQAFLSLLGLKVMWGNRQAPERGPLMVYGALVLVFLVTVISLILIFPGRWLEGRFGGTGVFLLLAMTTIYIGSLYRRYKDRRQNLGRAPWRPRLDGSVPQMKRWAPTFAVLALVSLWPYTYEPGGRVKLQPQTQADVSVSQSGTVAEILVREGDWVEAGSLLLRLDTASIDAQILRAESEVARLQAQLDRARNGATTEEVALAEQRVATARARVRFSEAEASRAEAALGRRAVTTQERDRAVAQAEVDRETLAQEEANLELVRSPTRDEDIVALESELAAQRAELAYFETERAQSELRAPLAGTVVGEDWAYLLGRHVEAGSTLAQIVNTRQLEALLMLPEFAAGSARAAQPARIKIWALPEQAFPGEVVEIAPVAESGENGRVIRVRIALDDEHGLLRADMTGQAKITGDTMPLLLAYTRALLRFAMVEVWSWLP from the coding sequence ATGACGGAACAGCACGCATTGAATCATCCCTTTCTGCGCTATGCGGGCGGTAGCGCCGAGCCGCACGAAGATCTGCATGGCAAATATCTACGGGTCGTCTCGGTACGCAGTGGAGCCGTGTTGCGCTTACTCGCCGAAGAGCATCAGCTGGCTCAGCTCTTCAATGGAGAGCGTAGTGTGGCTGAGCGACTCGCAGCAGCTCAGGCTTTGCAGCCGGAGCTGAGTTTGCAGGATTTGGATGCACTCACCCAGGAGTTGGCAGATCACGATCTACTGTTTCCAGGGTCGGATGAGCCCTTGCCGGTGCCGGCACAAACAGATGAAGAGGCGGCTTTGGGCCGGCGCCTTAACGAAGGAGGGCATGAGCAGGCCTTTCCGCCGGGCTCTGAACCTGGGTCCTTAGGAGGCCGCGCCAGTTTAGGGCCGCTGGCCGGATCAGTCTGGCGGGGGCGCATAGACGCAGAACAGATTGATGTGCCGGTATCGCCGAAGTGGGGCGCATGGTTGGGAGCTTTGTTTGGTGCGCCGACCCGTTGGGGCCTTGCGGTTTGGGGCTTGCTGCTGGCAGCCATAGCCTTGCTGTGGGCTTTATGGCGTGACCAGGGCGCGGCAGCGGCGGATGTGCAGCGCCTGTTGGCCTGGGACAACTTGCTCATGGTGGGGTTGCCCTCCTTTGTTGCGACCAACCTCATTAGTCAATGGGCGCGGGCCTGGGTGAGTTTCAAAGAAACCGGGAGCTGGCCACGCTTCGGAATTGTCTGGGCTTTTGGCCTGATTCCGCGCTTTGTCACCGATACCGAAGGCCCGGCTGAACTGGCTGAGAGACAAGCCCGTATGCGGATTGTGGCGGCGCCCCTGGTTGCCAGCTTGATGCTGTTCTTGATCGCACTCACCGGTTGGTTCGTAGTGCGCCAGAGCACCACGATGCTGCCTGCTGTACTGATTACAGCGGCCATGATTGGCCTGGCCAATACCTTACTGCGTGCCAATCCTCTGGGCCGCACGGATGGGTATTACTTGCTCTCGCAATGGATGGGAGTGCCTGACCTGCGTGAACAGGCCTTTTTGTCCTTATTGGGGCTGAAGGTCATGTGGGGGAACCGACAAGCACCGGAGCGCGGGCCTCTGATGGTGTATGGGGCCTTGGTTCTGGTCTTTTTGGTCACCGTGATCAGCTTAATTCTGATCTTTCCTGGGCGTTGGTTGGAGGGCCGCTTCGGTGGAACCGGCGTGTTCTTACTGTTGGCGATGACGACCATCTACATCGGCAGTTTGTACCGTCGCTACAAAGACCGTCGACAGAACCTGGGCCGGGCTCCTTGGCGCCCACGGCTAGACGGAAGTGTGCCGCAGATGAAGCGCTGGGCGCCGACCTTTGCAGTGTTGGCTTTGGTCTCGTTGTGGCCCTATACCTATGAGCCGGGTGGACGGGTCAAATTGCAGCCACAAACGCAGGCAGATGTCAGCGTGAGCCAGAGTGGCACCGTCGCTGAAATACTGGTGCGCGAGGGCGACTGGGTTGAGGCTGGCAGCTTGCTGCTGCGCCTGGACACCGCCTCCATTGATGCGCAAATCCTCCGTGCCGAGTCGGAAGTCGCCCGACTGCAAGCCCAGCTCGACCGCGCTCGTAATGGCGCCACCACCGAGGAAGTGGCTCTGGCCGAACAGCGGGTTGCGACGGCTCGCGCACGGGTGCGGTTTAGTGAAGCGGAGGCCAGTCGTGCAGAAGCGGCATTGGGGCGCAGGGCCGTCACGACTCAAGAGCGCGATCGCGCTGTTGCCCAAGCCGAGGTCGATCGCGAGACCTTGGCCCAGGAGGAAGCCAATCTGGAGCTAGTGCGCAGCCCGACTCGGGATGAGGACATTGTGGCTTTGGAAAGCGAACTGGCCGCGCAGCGTGCCGAGCTGGCCTATTTTGAAACGGAACGTGCGCAATCTGAATTGCGCGCGCCTCTGGCGGGCACTGTGGTTGGAGAGGACTGGGCCTATTTGTTGGGTCGGCATGTGGAAGCTGGTAGCACTCTGGCGCAGATCGTCAACACTCGGCAGCTGGAAGCTTTATTGATGCTGCCCGAATTTGCCGCCGGTAGTGCACGCGCGGCTCAACCGGCACGCATCAAAATCTGGGCGCTGCCCGAGCAGGCTTTTCCCGGGGAGGTGGTTGAAATCGCTCCGGTGGCAGAATCCGGGGAAAACGGGCGCGTTATTCGCGTACGTATTGCGCTGGATGATGAGCATGGCCTGCTCCGCGCCGATATGACGGGCCAGGCCAAAATCACCGGCGATACTATGCCTCTGCTGCTGGCCTATACGCGGGCTTTGCTGCGCTTTGCCATGGTTGAGGTGTGGTCATGGTTGCCCTAG